In the genome of Cuculus canorus isolate bCucCan1 chromosome 26, bCucCan1.pri, whole genome shotgun sequence, one region contains:
- the LOC104064021 gene encoding vesicle-associated membrane protein 5-like, whose protein sequence is MAGLARCQREAEEVTELMKQNFARALERDGRLQDLDNRAQELRTMGEVFTRSTRAVARQERRGHRRWRLVLAAIGLAAVLLLLLALGLALGLPRPPPANVIVIVTVPVPPASPTGRD, encoded by the exons ATG gcGGGGCTGGCGCGGTGCCAGCGCGAGGCCGAGGAGGTGACGGAGCTGATGAAGCAGAACTTTGCCCGAGCGCTGGAGAGGGATGGGCGCCTCCAAGACCTCGACAACCGAGCCCAGGAGCTGCGCACCATG GGCGAGGTCTTCACCCGCAGCACCCGGGCGGTGGCACGGCAGGAACGCAGGGGACACCGGCGCTGGCGCCTGGTGCTGGCGGCCATCGGCCTCGctgctgtcctcctcctcctcctcgccctcGGCCTGGCGTTGGGGCTGCCGCGGCCACCACCCGCCAACGTCATCGTCATTGTCACCGTCCCTGTGCCCCCCGCCAGCCCCACCGGCAGGGACTGA
- the USP39 gene encoding U4/U6.U5 tri-snRNP-associated protein 2, producing the protein MSSRGKRDREPRVSSSSSSSSSLSSSRSRRTGEAERARGRREAERVRREAELPSRTGRDTSGPAGSGRGKRQRDSEGESEPEPEPVRYGRFDPEDQRSRHCPYLDTINKSVLDFDFEKLCSISLSHINVYACLVCGKYFQGRGLKSHAYIHSVQFSHHVFLNLHTLKFYCLPDNYEIIDSSLEDITYVLKPTFTAQQIANLDKQAKLSRAYDGTTYLPGIVGLNNIKANDYANAVLQALSNVPPLRNYFLEEENYKGIQRPPGDIMFLLVQRFGELMRKLWNPRNFKAHVSPHEMLQAVVLCSKKNFQITKQGDGVDFLSWFLNALHSALGGTKKKKKTIITDVFQGSMRIFTKKLPHPDLPAEEKAQLLQNAEYQETMVESTFMYLTLDLPTAPLYKDEKEQLIIPQVPLFSILAKFNGATEKEYKTYKENFLKRFQLTKLPPYLIFCIKRFTKNNFFVEKNPTIVNFPITNVDLREYLSEEVQAAHANTTYDLIANIVHDGKPSEGSYRIHVLHHGTGKWYELQDLQVTDILPQMITLSEAYIQIWKRREEDETNQQGA; encoded by the exons ATGTCGAGCCGCGGGAAGCGGGACCGGGAGCCGCGcgtttcctcctcctcctcatcatcGTCGTCGCTGTCCTCGTCGCGGAGCCGCCGGACGGGGGAGGCGGAGCGGGCGCGGGGTCGCCGGGAGGCGGAGCGGGTGCGGAGGGAGGCGGAGCTGCCCTCGCGCACCGGGAGGGACACGAGCGGCCCCGCGGGCTCCGGGCGGGGGAAGCGGCAGCGCGACAGTGAGGGGGAGTCCGAGCCTGAGCCCGAACCCG TGCGTTATGGGCGCTTCGATCCCGAGGACCAGCGCAGCCGCCACTGCCCCTACCTGGACACCATCAACAA GAGTGTCCTGGACTTTGATTTCGAGAAGCTCTGCTCCATCTCACTGTCCCACATCAACGTCTACGCCTGTCTCGTCTGCGGGAAATACTTCCAGG gccGCGGGCTGAAGTCTCACGCCTACATCCACAGCGTCCAGTTCAGCCACCACGTGTTCCTCAACCTCCACACCCTCAAGTTTTATTGTCTCCCCGATAACTACGAGATCATCGATTCCTCTCTGGAGGACATCACG TACGTGTTGAAGCCCACCTTCACCGCCCAACAGATCGCCAACTTGGACAAGCAAGCCAAGCTCTCTCGCGCCTACGATGGCACCACGTACCTTCCCGGCATCGTGGGACTCAACAACATCAAAGCCAACGACTACGCCAACGCCGTCCTCCAG GCTTTATCCAACGTGCCGCCGTTGAGGAATTACTTTTTGGAAGAGGAGAACTACAAAGGCATCCAGCGTCCGCCTGGGGACATCATGTTCCTCTTGGTGCAGCGCTTTGGGGAGCTGATGAGGAAGCTCTGGAATCCTCGGAACTTCAAAGCTCACGTCTCGCCTCATGAGATGCTGCAAGCCGTGGTCCTCTGCAGCAAGAAGAACTTCCAGATCACCAAACAAG GAGATGGGGTGGATTTCCTCTCCTGGTTCCTCAACGCGTTGCACTCGGCGCTGGGCGGCacgaagaagaaaaagaaga CCATCATCACCGACGTCTTCCAGGGCTCCATGCGCATCTTCACCAAAAAGCTGCCTCACCCAGACCTG CCGGCCGAGGAGAAGGCGCAGCTCCTGCAGAACGCCGAGTACCAGGAGACGATGGTGGAATCCACCTTCATGTACCTGACTCTGGACCTTCCCACCGCTCCGCTCTACAAGGACGAGAAGGAGCAGCTCATCATCCCCCAGGTGCCCCTCTTCAGCATCTTGGCCAAATTCAACGGCGCCACCGAGAAGGAGTACAAGACCTACAAGGAGAACTTTCTCAAGCGCTTCCAGCTCACCAAACTGCCGCCCTACCTCATCTTCTGCATCAAGCGTTTCACCAAGAACAACTTCTTCGTGGAGAAGAACCCCACCATTGTCAACTTCCCCATCAC GAACGTGGACCTGCGGGAGTACCTGTCGGAAGAGGTACAGGCGGCGCACGCCAACACCACCTACGACCTCATCGCCAACATCGTGCACGACGGGAAGCCCTCGGAGGGCTCGTACCGCATCCACGTCTTACACCAC GGCACAGGAAAGTGGTACGAGCTGCAGGACCTGCAGGTGACGGACATCCTGCCCCAGATGATCACCCTCTCTGAGGCCTACATCCAG ATCTGGAAGCGACGTGAGGAGGATGAGACGAACCAGCAAGGTGCCTGA
- the VAMP8 gene encoding vesicle-associated membrane protein 8 yields the protein MGAGFSAGVPGSEPAGSEAAGEAAGSERVRALQQEVEGVKSIMTRNVERILARGENLEQLHSKSQDLEATSEHFKTTSQKVARRHWWKNVKLLFILGVVGAIILILIILLATGTIPT from the exons ATGGGTGCTGGGTtctct GCGGGCGTGCCGGGCAGCGAGCCGGCGGGCAGCGAGGCGGCGGGCGAGGCAGCGGGCAGCGAACGCGTACGGGCgctgcagcaggaggtggaGGGCGTCAAATCCATCATGACCCGAAACGTGGAGCGCATCCTGGCCCGCGGCGAGAACCTCGAGCAGCTCCACAGCAAGAGCCAAGACCTGGAGGCCACG TCGGAGCACTTCAAGACAACGTCGCAGAAGGTGGCCCGCCGGCACTGGTGGAAGAACGTGAAGCTGCTCTTCATCCTCGGCGTGGTGGGCGccatcatcctcatcctcatcatcCTCCTGGCCACCGGCACCATCCCCACCTGA
- the C26H2orf68 gene encoding UPF0561 protein C2orf68 homolog yields the protein MEPGSGWRCRPGGRLDMSHGFVRHIRRNQIARDAYEQAVRQARGRGRGRLTVTPPRPRRPDQQRYQPRRHGGDGDAGSGLPPAKARGVQLFCLEYEADDGSVTAVIVHKGDSAEEVTQRVCARTPLEPALRGALCQRVQEELHKRQGTG from the exons ATGGAGCCGGGCTCGGGCTGGCGCTGCCGCCCCGGGGGGAGGCTCGACATGAGCCACGGCTTCGTGCGGCACATCCGCCGCAACCAGATCGccag GGACGCCTACGAGCAGGCGGTGCGGCAGGCGCGGGGGCGAGGGCGCGGGCGGCTGACGGTGACCCCCCCACGGCCACGGCGCCCCGACCAGCAGAGGTACCAACCCCGGCGGCACG GGGGGGATGGGGACGCGGGGTCGGGGCTCCCCCCGGCCAAAGCCCGAGGGGTTCAGCTCTTCTGCCTCGAGTACGAGGCCGACGACGGGAGCGTCACCGCCGTCATCGTGCACAAG GGCGACAGCGCCGAGGAGGTGACGCAGCGCGTGTGCGCCCGGACGCCGCTGGAACCCGCCCTGCGCGGGGCCCTCTGCCAGCGCGTGCAGGAGGAGCTCCACAAGCGCCAGGGCACGGGGTGA